From a region of the Phaseolus vulgaris cultivar G19833 chromosome 6, P. vulgaris v2.0, whole genome shotgun sequence genome:
- the LOC137833524 gene encoding enhancer of mRNA-decapping protein 1-like yields the protein MANPPPVRPWFRLASIRSTPAAPAPAPAPAPLQEPRPTLGLPAFRTASAPSSPQSHPTQPQSQPQPHPHPAPESLSQPNRFSSSSLPNSPVHKTTLTTSSPEKNARVHVSSPTHSPKTIKQSDRSPMHSPNNSKTTTPPPSPLTLPPSQFKTEPKIPEQPEPKTVLIQKTIDRIKPWHNGATETPKNNGNAHHGKHVTGKESESKEKGIHKKHSDSEDSGMRVITIAGENRGAFMELIQSPKKPEAKYLHKKGNSSINVDGVESQGSSAEEGSVNKKDKNQKGKTTSSFPMAAYMNSNVQCVNNSLLYNTPCTHHDPGVRLSLSKKPFGEGFHLKEQADGHHA from the coding sequence ATGGCTAACCCTCCCCCAGTTCGTCCCTGGTTCCGCTTAGCCTCCATTCGCTCCACCCCTGCTGCCCCTGCCCCTGCCCCTGCCCCTGCCCCTCTCCAAGAGCCTCGCCCTACGTTGGGCCTGCCCGCATTTAGAACTGCTTCAGCACCTTCATCACCACAATCTCACCCTACTCAACCTCAATCTCAACCTCAACCTCATCCTCATCCTGCTCCAGAATCTTTATCTCAGCCTAacagattttcttcttcttcactcccAAATTCTCCAGTCCACAAGACCACACTTACAACATCTTCCCCTGAGAAGAATGCGCGTGTGCATGTGTCAAGTCCCACTCACTCTCCTAAAACAATTAAACAATCTGATCGTAGCCCAATGCACTCACCAAACAATAGCAAAACCACCACTCCTCCACCCTCTCCTCTCACCCTCCCACCTTCCCAGTTCAAGACCGAGCCCAAGATACCTGAACAACCCGAGCCCAAAACCGTTCTGATCCAGAAAACTATCGACAGGATCAAGCCCTGGCACAATGGCGCCACTGAAACGCCCAAAAACAATGGCAATGCCCATCACGGAAAACACGTCACTGGCAAGGAAAGTGAGTCCAAGGAGAAGGGTATTCACAAAAAGCATTCGGATTCCGAGGACTCTGGCATGAGGGTCATAACTATTGCTGGAGAAAACAGAGGGGCTTTCATGGAACTGATCCAGTCCCCGAAGAAACCCGAAGCGAAGTACCTTCACAAGAAGGGGAATTCGAGCATCAACGTAGATGGGGTGGAGTCGCAGGGCTCGAGTGCTGAGGAAGGGAGTGTGAACAAGAAGGATAAGAATCAGAAAGGTAAAACAACGTCTTCGTTCCCCATGGCTGCGTACATGAACAGCAATGTGCAGTGTGTGAACAACTCGCTCCTGTACAACACTCCTTGCACCCACCACGACCCCGGAGTGCGCCTTTCTCTTTCAAAGAAACCATTCGGTGAAGGTTTCCATCTGAAGGAACAAGCTGATGGTCACCACGCTTGA